The DNA window tctcgctctgtcacccaggctgggcacaacagagtgaagtggcatgatctcggctcactgcaacctccacctgctgggctcaagcaattcttgtgcctcagcctcctgagcagctgagaccacaagcatgccaccatgtcctgctaatttcttttgtatattttgtagagatggcatttcaccatgttggccaggctggtctccagctcctcagctcaagcgatccaccagcctcggcctcccaaagtgccgggaatAGCAGgccacgccaccatgcccggctaatttttttgtattttcagtaaagacggggtttcgccatgttggccagcctctTCGTACTTTTTGAGCTTAGTCCTTGTTACTTCTTGAACTCTTTCTTTGGAGTCcttggtaccttttttttttttaaatttttttgagacagagtctcactccgtcacccaggttggagtgcagtggtgcaatcttagctcactgcaacctccacctcccaggctcaagcgatcctcctgcctcagcctcctgagtagctgggattacaggtgcacactaccacacccagctaattcttgtatttttcctgtagagacggggtttcaccatgttgccacaagctggtctcaaactcctgagctcaaataatctgcccgcctcagcctcccaaagtgttgggactacaggcgtgagccactgcgtggcCAATCCTTGGTACTTTTTGACCTCAGTTCTTggtactatttttctatttttttattttttttgagatggagtcttgccgtgttgcccaggctggagtacaatggtgtgatcttggctcactgcaacctccgcctcctaggttcaagtgattgtcttgcttcagcctcccaagtagctgggattacaggtgcctgctaccatgccctggtaatttttttgtattttcagtagagacaaggtgttgaccaggctggtctcgaactcctgacctctggtgctccacccacctcggcctcccagagtgctgagattacaggcatgagccaccgcgcccacccagTCCTTGGTACTTTTTGAATTCAGTCcttagtaccttttttttttaaatccagagtctcgctctgttgcccaggctggagtgcagtggcgtgatttccactcactgcaacctccgcctctcgggttcaagtgattctcctgtgtcagcctctggagcagctgaaactacaggtgcccgccaccatgcctggctaatttttgtatttttgtagagatggggtttcactatgctgaccaggctggtcttgaactcctgacctcaggcgacacgcccgcctcagcctcccaaagtgctgggatgacaggcctgagtcactgcgTCCGCCCAGTCCTTGGTACTTTTTGAAGAAGGGCTGTATTCTCACTGTGCACGGCCCCCTGAGTCCCACCCCCCTCTGCCCTCAGATCACCACCGACCTGCATCACCGGTGCACGGACCAGCACACGGGCACCTCGGCCTCAGCCCCACTGGCGGCCGGCATGATCGCCCTAGCGCTGGAGGCCAAGTAGGTGACTGCGGGGCCCCGCCCAGCGCCCTCGCCCCCAGGCGCGGCCCCGCGGCTcacccgcccccgccccccgcagCCCGTTCCTGACGTGGAGAGACATGCAGCACCTGGTGGTCCGCGCGTCCAAGCCGGCGCACCTGCAGGCCGAGGACTGGAGGACCAACGGCGTGGGGCGCCAAGGTGCGGCGGGgccgggcgggggcggggacCCCGGGCCCACGGGGCGAGTGACGGCTGCCCTTCCGCGCAGTGAGCCATCACTACGGCTACGGGCTGCTGGACGCCGGGCTGCTGGTGGACACCGCCCGCACCTGGCTGCCCACCCAACCGCAGAGGAAGTGTGCCGTCCGGGTCCAGAGCCGCCCCACGTGAGACCCCTGCGTGCCCCTCCGCTATCACcgctgggggtgtgggggggcaGGCCTGAGGCCTCAGTTTACCGATCTGTAAAACGAGGGCTGGACCCCGTGACCTCTGAGCCCCGACCTCGCCTGCTGGccgcccacccacccacccaccccccagcAGGCCGCAGGAGGGTCCTCACCCCTCGACTCCCGCAGCCCCATCCTGCCGCTGATCCACATCAGGAAAAATGTATCGGCCTGCGCCGGCCGCCGCAACTCCATCCGCTCACTGGAGCACGTGCAGGCGCAGCTGACGCTGTCCTACAGCCGGCGCGGAGACCTGGAGGTCTCGCTCACCAGCCCCTTGGGCACGCGCTCCACACTCGTGGCCGTACGGTGAGCGGCCCGCAGAGGGGAGGGGGCGGCCTCATGCCCTGTGGGTAAATGCTGCCATCTACCCGGAGTGTCCTCAGGAGTCGCACCGCAGCCTAGTGGGTGGGACCCCGAGTCACGCCCTCACCCACACCCAGAGGACACCCGGCCACCAGCACGTGCGGTCAGACACTTCATGGAGCTCTGCCGGCTTCACAAAGCCATCCCTCTtgacacccccacccctacccaccCTTCTGTCCCAGGCCCTTGGACGTCAGCACTGAAGGCTACAACAACTGGGTCTTCATGTCCACCCACTTCTGGGATGAGAACCCACAGGGCGTGTGGACCCTGGGCCTGGAGAACAAGGGCTACTATTTCAACACGGGTGAGGGCGGGGCGGGGCTGTGGTAGGCGGGGCTTGGCTCTCCAACCTCCCCCCAGGGGCTCTGGAGCTAGCCTTGGTGACCCCACTGCGAAAGGGGTTCCCAGTGGCCTTCTCCAAGAGAACATGCACACAGGTGTGCAGTTACCCGGGAGATGGTGTGCAATgacaggcacacagtaggtgtgcGGTAACACAGTAGACGTAGGTGCCCAGTGACAGGCGCACAGTAGGTGTGCAATTCCCTGAGAGTTGTGGACCAGTCCAGGGCCCCGCGTGGGAGCTGAAGGGGAGGGAGCCCGGGGACTCCCAGGACCAGGCCGCCAAGAGCCTCCTCCTCCTGTGCCCACCCGCGACCCCTGTCCAGGGACGTTATACCGCTACACGCTGCTGCTCTATGGGACGGCCGAGGACATGACAGCACGGCCTACAGGCCCCCAGGTGACCAGCAGCGCGTGTGTGCAGCGGGACACAGAGGGGCTGTGCCAGGGTGAGTGCCAGCGGGGCAGGGCCCACTGCTGGGAGGCGGTGGCGGCCACCGTGGGCAGCGTGCATGTGGCCCCAGGCGGGCGGGTGGCGGGTAAAAGGCTGTGGGTGGCGAGCTGACATGCGTGCGTGTCCCCGAGCAGCATGTGACGGCCCCGCCTACATCCTGGGACAGCTCTGCCTGGCCTACTGTCCCCCGCGGTTCTTCAACCACACAAGGCTGGTGACCGCCAGGCCTGGGCACATGGCGGCGCCCGCGCTGAGGGTCTGCTCCAGCTGCCACGCCTCCTGCTACACCTGCCGCGGCGGCTCCCCGAGGGACTGCACCTCCTGTCCCCCGCCCTCCACACTGGACCAGCAGCAGGGCTCCTGCGTGGGACCCACCACCCCCGACCGCCACCCCTGGCTTAGAGCTGCTGCCTGTCCCCACCACCGCTGCCCAGCCTCGGCCATGGTGCTGGGACTCCTGGCCATGACCCTAGGAGGCCCTGTCCTCTGTGGCATGTCCATGGACCTCCCACCATACGCCTGGCTCTCCCGTGCCAGGGCCACCCCCGTCAAACCCCAGGTCCGGCTGCCAGCTGGAACTCGAAGTTGTCAGCTCAGAAAGCGAC is part of the Nomascus leucogenys isolate Asia chromosome 17, Asia_NLE_v1, whole genome shotgun sequence genome and encodes:
- the PCSK4 gene encoding proprotein convertase subtilisin/kexin type 4 isoform X1, with amino-acid sequence MLPAPIALWLRLVLALAFVRPRAVGWAPVRAPIYVSSWAVRVSQGNREVERLARKFGFVNLGPIFPDGQYFHLRHRGVVQQSLTPHWGHRLHLKKNPKVQWFQQQTLRRRVKRSVVVPTDPWFSKQWYMNSEAQPDLSVLQAWSQGLSGQGIVVSVLDDGIEKDHPDLWANYDPLASYDFIDYDPDPQPRYTPSNENRHGTRCAGEVAAMANNGFCGVGVAFNARIGGVRMLDGTITDVIEAQSLSLQPQHIHIYSASWGPEDDGRSVDGPGILTREAFRRGVTKGRGGLGTLFIWASGNGGLHYDNCNCDGYTNSIHTLSVGSTTQQGHVPWYSEACASTLTTTYSSGVATDPQIITTDLHHRCTDQHTGTSASAPLAAGMIALALEANPFLTWRDMQHLVVRASKPAHLQAEDWRTNGVGRQVSHHYGYGLLDAGLLVDTARTWLPTQPQRKCAVRVQSRPTPILPLIHIRKNVSACAGRRNSIRSLEHVQAQLTLSYSRRGDLEVSLTSPLGTRSTLVAVRPLDVSTEGYNNWVFMSTHFWDENPQGVWTLGLENKGYYFNTGTLYRYTLLLYGTAEDMTARPTGPQVTSSACVQRDTEGLCQACDGPAYILGQLCLAYCPPRFFNHTRLVTARPGHMAAPALRVCSSCHASCYTCRGGSPRDCTSCPPPSTLDQQQGSCVGPTTPDRHPWLRAAACPHHRCPASAMVLGLLAMTLGGPVLCGMSMDLPPYAWLSRARATPVKPQVRLPAGTRSCQLRKRPYPRLGP